The DNA sequence CGTCGAGGAATCGGGCGATCCGGCCGTAGGCCTCGATCCGGTTGTCACGCTTGACGATCCCGTGGCCCTCGTCGTCGAAGACCAGCTTCTCGACGGGGACCCCCTGGTCGCGGACGCGCTCGGCGACCTGGTCGGCCTCGCCGACGGGAACCCGCGGGTCGTTCTCGCCGTGGAGGACGAACAGCGGCGCGTCGATGTTCTCGATGTGCGTGAGAGGACTGATGGATTCGAGGAGTTCCCGGTCCTCGTCCAGCGAACCGTACTCGGCCTCGCGGAGCGCGCGCCGCCACGACCCGGTGTTCTCGAGGAAGGTCACGAAGCTCGCGATGCCCACGATATCGACCCCCGCCGCCCACAGGTCCGGGTACTCCGTGAGCGAGGCGAGCGTCATGAAGCCCCCGTAGGAGCCACCCATCACCGCGATCCGGTCGGGATCCACGAGCGGGTGCTCCGTAAGCCACGCGACGCCACGCTCGATGTCGGCCACCGAATCCATCCGTTTCTCCCTGTCGTCGAGGTGGGTGTAGGCCTTCCCGTAGCCCACAGACCCCCTCACGTTCGGCTCGAACACCGCGTACCCCGCCTCGCAGAGGTACTGCGTGACCGGGCTGAACGACGGTCGGCGCTGGCCCTCGGGCCCGCCGTGGATGTCGACCACGACGGGCGTATCACCCGCCGCCGCGTTCGCGGGAACCGAGAAGAACGCGGGTATCGCCCGGCCGTCGAAGGTCTCGTAGCGAACGAGCTCGGGTTCGCGGAAGTCCTCACGCGCGAACCCGGCGCTCGCGGCGCGGGTCCACCGCTCGGCTTCGCCGGTTTCGACCTCGACGACGTGGACGTTGGTGTTCTCCCGGGGACCGGTCACCGTCACCGCGAACCGGTCGGCGTTCCCGTCGAAGGCGATCCCGCCCGCGACGCCGTCGGGGAGGTCGGGGTCGGGGAACGGCTCGACCTCGGTTTCGTCAACGAGGCGGCCGGCGGTGAGTTCGGTGTAGCCGTCGACGTTGCGGGCGAAGACCACTCTTCGAGTGTCCTCGTCGAGCGCGAACCCCTCGACGTTCCAGTCGTCGCCGTCGACCACCGACGCGAGCTCGTGGGTCGCGAGGTCGAGTCGGGCGAGAGACAGCGTATCGGCGTCGTGGTCGGTCACGACGTAGAGCGCCTCGCCCCGTGGCCCCCACGCGGCGTTCAGGAATCGCACGTCGCCCTCGTGCGGCGTGACGTGCTCGATCTCGCCGCTCTCGACGTCGAGCACCGAGAGGTCCTGGTCGAAGCTCGAGTGGGCCTGACTCACGATCAGCCGGTCGTCGTCGGGCGAGAAACCGCCGAGGGTGAGCCAGCCCTCGCCCTCGTGAACGAGGGTCGCCTCGTCGCCGGTTTCGGTGCGTTCCTGGACGTAGACATCGAACACCGAGTTCTCGCGCC is a window from the Halococcus hamelinensis 100A6 genome containing:
- a CDS encoding S9 family peptidase, which encodes MPTDIERYLNVRSAYGGSFSSDGELAFLLDATGTPQVWSLREPGAWPEQRTFFDERVTFVSHSPEREELIFGMDDGGNERAQLFRLDGGDVRPLTDTPEAKHRWGGWSHDGERFAFAANRRENSVFDVYVQERTETGDEATLVHEGEGWLTLGGFSPDDDRLIVSQAHSSFDQDLSVLDVESGEIEHVTPHEGDVRFLNAAWGPRGEALYVVTDHDADTLSLARLDLATHELASVVDGDDWNVEGFALDEDTRRVVFARNVDGYTELTAGRLVDETEVEPFPDPDLPDGVAGGIAFDGNADRFAVTVTGPRENTNVHVVEVETGEAERWTRAASAGFAREDFREPELVRYETFDGRAIPAFFSVPANAAAGDTPVVVDIHGGPEGQRRPSFSPVTQYLCEAGYAVFEPNVRGSVGYGKAYTHLDDREKRMDSVADIERGVAWLTEHPLVDPDRIAVMGGSYGGFMTLASLTEYPDLWAAGVDIVGIASFVTFLENTGSWRRALREAEYGSLDEDRELLESISPLTHIENIDAPLFVLHGENDPRVPVGEADQVAERVRDQGVPVEKLVFDDEGHGIVKRDNRIEAYGRIARFLDEHV